From Pseudarthrobacter equi, a single genomic window includes:
- a CDS encoding VOC family protein — MSAEATSQDLLPADLAMGTVMLKVGNMKVMTDYYQRALGLEVVAEQDGGLYLGRLGKPLVHLAPAPGLTIPGRGEAGLFHTALLFEDQAALAATVATAAQFEPRSFTGSADHLVSEAFYFSDPEGNGIELYWDRPRSNWSWNGTDVVMDSLALPPQRYLEQHLSEESLQGQRQTTAGVGHVHLQVGDVQSARDFYVGTLGFEKTAGWHGQALFVSAGRYHHHMAMNVWNSRGAGPRKDTLGLGEVLIEVPSGDDVGALADRLKVAGVSSHHTGAELRFEDPWRNSIRVAVR; from the coding sequence ATGAGTGCAGAAGCCACCAGCCAGGATCTTCTTCCTGCCGACCTCGCCATGGGCACCGTGATGCTCAAGGTCGGCAACATGAAGGTCATGACCGACTACTACCAGCGCGCACTGGGGCTCGAGGTGGTCGCTGAGCAGGACGGCGGCCTCTACCTCGGCCGCCTCGGCAAGCCCCTGGTCCATCTCGCCCCGGCCCCCGGCCTCACCATCCCCGGCAGGGGAGAAGCCGGCCTGTTCCACACGGCCCTCCTGTTCGAAGACCAGGCGGCGCTCGCCGCCACGGTGGCCACCGCAGCCCAGTTCGAGCCCCGCTCGTTCACGGGCAGCGCCGACCACCTGGTCAGCGAGGCCTTCTACTTCAGTGATCCCGAAGGCAACGGCATCGAGCTCTACTGGGACCGCCCGCGAAGCAACTGGTCCTGGAACGGCACCGACGTGGTCATGGACAGCCTGGCGCTGCCGCCCCAGCGCTACCTGGAACAGCACCTCTCCGAAGAATCCCTCCAGGGGCAGCGGCAGACCACCGCCGGAGTGGGCCACGTCCACCTCCAGGTAGGCGACGTCCAGTCCGCCCGCGACTTCTACGTGGGAACGCTCGGGTTCGAAAAGACCGCCGGCTGGCACGGGCAGGCCCTCTTCGTCTCCGCGGGCCGCTACCACCACCACATGGCCATGAACGTCTGGAACAGCCGCGGCGCCGGTCCGCGGAAAGACACCCTTGGCCTCGGCGAGGTCCTCATCGAGGTGCCGTCCGGTGACGACGTCGGCGCGCTCGCTGACCGCCTGAAGGTCGCCGGGGTCTCCTCGCACCACACCGGGGCTGAGTTGCGCTTCGAGGATCCGTGGCGCAACAGCATCCGGGTTGCGGTGCGCTGA
- a CDS encoding amidohydrolase family protein: protein MPYIIGFSGTALTGPDSERHGLWSVDGRLTFTRPEAGPDVVLDGWVLPGFVDAHCHIGLGPAGPVDAGEAEAQARADLDSGTLLIRDAGSPADTRWMQGGRDFPLLIRAGRHVARTRRYLRGFAQEVEPEGLVEAVRKQARDGDGWVKLVGDWIERSAGDLAPSFPAGVVRDAISAAHDEGARVTAHCFAEDTLDQMLDAGIDCVEHATGLLPRHLPRFVEQGVPIVPTLVNIATFPDIAAQARPKFPVYADHMLALWERRLERIGEAWEAGVQIFAGTDAGSVIRHGRIADEILALHAAGLPAAEALNAASWAARAWLGADGLTEGARADVVLFRNDPRRTLDTVAHPSHVVLGGRVVR from the coding sequence ATGCCCTACATCATTGGTTTCAGCGGCACCGCCCTCACGGGACCGGACAGCGAAAGGCACGGCCTCTGGTCCGTGGACGGACGCCTGACGTTTACCCGCCCGGAGGCCGGTCCGGACGTTGTACTCGACGGCTGGGTGCTGCCCGGCTTCGTCGACGCCCACTGCCACATCGGCCTGGGCCCTGCCGGGCCGGTGGACGCCGGGGAGGCCGAAGCCCAGGCCCGTGCCGACCTGGACTCAGGCACCCTGCTGATCCGGGACGCGGGATCGCCCGCCGACACCCGGTGGATGCAGGGTGGCCGCGACTTTCCGCTGCTGATTCGGGCCGGCAGGCACGTCGCCCGGACCCGCCGCTACCTCCGGGGCTTCGCCCAGGAGGTCGAGCCTGAAGGCCTTGTGGAGGCCGTGCGCAAGCAAGCCCGCGACGGCGACGGCTGGGTCAAGCTCGTCGGGGACTGGATCGAGCGGAGCGCCGGCGACCTCGCACCCTCCTTTCCCGCCGGCGTCGTCCGTGATGCGATCAGTGCCGCACACGACGAAGGTGCCCGCGTCACCGCCCACTGCTTCGCCGAAGACACCCTGGACCAGATGCTCGACGCCGGGATCGACTGCGTCGAACACGCCACCGGCCTGCTGCCCCGGCACCTGCCGCGGTTTGTGGAGCAGGGCGTCCCCATCGTTCCGACGCTGGTCAACATCGCCACGTTCCCTGATATTGCCGCCCAAGCCAGGCCCAAGTTTCCGGTGTACGCCGACCACATGCTGGCGCTCTGGGAACGACGGCTGGAACGCATAGGGGAGGCCTGGGAAGCCGGAGTGCAGATCTTCGCCGGAACGGACGCCGGCAGCGTGATCCGTCACGGAAGGATTGCGGACGAAATCCTTGCCCTGCACGCGGCTGGGTTGCCCGCAGCCGAGGCGCTCAACGCGGCCAGCTGGGCCGCCCGGGCCTGGCTGGGTGCTGACGGGCTGACGGAAGGGGCGCGGGCCGACGTCGTGCTGTTCCGGAACGATCCCCGGAGGACCCTGGACACCGTGGCGCACCCATCCCACGTGGTTTTGGGTGGCCGCGTGGTCCGCTAA
- the thiC gene encoding phosphomethylpyrimidine synthase ThiC: protein MNTPKTVLPPAQNHPAGATPEAPVTQSLKSHSLAYIDDPEHGIRVPVTEIALEPSPNGQPNAPFRTYRTAGPGSDPVRGLSPFRSEWIEARADTEEYSGRERNLLDDGRSAVSRGAASAEWKGGRPVPRRAVDGRTVTQMHYARKGVVTPEMRFVALREKCDPELVRSEVAAGRAIIPNNINHPESEPMIIGKAFLVKINANIGNSAVTSSIAEEVDKLQWATRWGADTVMDLSTGDDIHTTREWLIRNSPVPIGTVPIYQALEKVNGEANAVTWEIFRDTVIEQCEQGVDYMTVHAGVLLRYVPLTANRVTGIVSRGGSIMAGWCLAHHQENFLYTHFDELCEIFARYDVAFSLGDGLRPGATADANDAAQFAELDTLAELTERAWKHDVQVMVEGPGHVPFHLVRENVERQQELCKGAPFYTLGPLVTDVAPGYDHITSAIGATEIARYGTAMLCYVTPKEHLGLPDRDDVKTGVITYKIAAHAADLAKGHPGAHERDDALSKARFEFRWRDQFALSLDPETAEAFHDETLPAEPAKTAHFCSMCGPKFCSMRISQDIRNEYGSAEAQAAIAEAASGMRAKSQEFLESGGKVYLPELKVPAGS, encoded by the coding sequence TTGAATACACCCAAAACAGTGCTGCCCCCTGCCCAAAACCACCCCGCCGGAGCCACGCCTGAAGCGCCTGTCACCCAGTCCCTGAAGTCGCACTCGCTGGCCTACATCGATGATCCGGAGCACGGGATCCGTGTCCCGGTCACGGAGATCGCGCTGGAGCCCTCGCCCAACGGGCAGCCAAACGCCCCTTTCCGCACCTACCGGACAGCGGGGCCGGGAAGCGATCCCGTGCGCGGCCTCAGCCCCTTCCGGTCGGAATGGATTGAGGCGCGCGCTGACACGGAAGAGTACAGCGGAAGGGAACGGAACCTGCTCGACGACGGCCGCTCGGCCGTAAGCCGCGGCGCCGCCTCCGCGGAATGGAAAGGCGGGCGCCCGGTGCCCCGCCGCGCCGTCGACGGCCGGACTGTCACCCAGATGCACTATGCCCGGAAGGGCGTGGTGACGCCGGAGATGCGGTTCGTGGCGCTGCGGGAAAAGTGTGATCCGGAACTGGTCCGGAGTGAGGTGGCGGCCGGACGGGCCATCATCCCCAACAACATCAACCATCCGGAGTCCGAACCGATGATCATCGGCAAGGCTTTCCTGGTGAAGATCAACGCCAACATCGGCAACTCCGCCGTGACCAGTTCCATCGCCGAGGAGGTGGACAAGCTGCAGTGGGCCACGCGGTGGGGTGCCGATACGGTGATGGACCTGTCCACGGGCGACGACATCCACACCACCAGGGAGTGGCTCATCCGCAACTCCCCCGTGCCGATCGGCACCGTGCCCATCTACCAGGCCCTGGAAAAGGTCAACGGCGAGGCGAACGCCGTCACGTGGGAAATCTTCCGCGACACCGTCATAGAACAGTGTGAACAGGGCGTGGACTATATGACTGTCCACGCCGGCGTCCTGCTCCGCTACGTGCCGCTGACCGCCAACAGGGTTACCGGCATCGTGTCCCGGGGCGGGTCGATCATGGCGGGCTGGTGCCTGGCGCACCACCAGGAGAATTTTCTCTACACGCACTTCGATGAGCTGTGTGAAATCTTTGCCCGGTACGACGTCGCGTTCTCGCTGGGTGACGGCCTGCGCCCCGGTGCCACCGCGGATGCCAACGACGCTGCGCAGTTCGCGGAACTGGACACGCTGGCCGAGCTGACGGAGCGCGCCTGGAAGCATGACGTGCAGGTGATGGTGGAGGGGCCGGGCCATGTCCCGTTCCACCTGGTCCGGGAGAACGTAGAGCGCCAGCAGGAACTGTGCAAGGGTGCGCCGTTCTATACCCTGGGGCCGCTGGTCACCGATGTAGCTCCCGGCTACGACCACATCACATCAGCCATCGGCGCCACCGAGATCGCCCGCTACGGCACCGCCATGCTCTGCTATGTCACGCCCAAGGAGCATCTGGGACTGCCCGACAGGGACGACGTGAAGACCGGGGTCATCACCTACAAGATCGCCGCGCACGCCGCTGACCTGGCCAAGGGCCACCCCGGAGCGCACGAACGGGACGACGCGTTGTCCAAGGCCAGGTTCGAGTTCCGCTGGCGGGATCAGTTCGCGCTCTCGCTCGACCCCGAGACGGCCGAAGCGTTCCATGATGAAACGCTGCCGGCCGAGCCCGCCAAGACGGCACACTTCTGCTCCATGTGCGGGCCGAAGTTCTGCTCGATGCGGATCAGCCAGGACATCCGCAACGAGTACGGGTCGGCGGAGGCCCAGGCCGCGATAGCAGAGGCGGCGTCCGGGATGCGGGCGAAGAGCCAGGAGTTCCTGGAATCCGGCGGCAAGGTGTACCTTCCCGAGCTGAAAGTCCCGGCCGGAAGCTGA
- a CDS encoding alpha/beta fold hydrolase produces the protein MFKQRVVFVHGSGSFGAAAWPRQHGMALMYDALFLRRHGYHSTAEPLESSFAEDTAIVLRSLGDDGRGAAGGHVVAHAQGAIPAMMAAVERPDLVHSLTLVEPACLSLTAELPATAAHIRMMKPLFDVRHQLSDEDFQREFVRRVYAADLHQPATLEEKRSARRLRLQSPSWEAPLHIVPGVPTLVLTGGWEPLYEEIAGYLRETGALHRVAAGGHRPHDSADGNRAIRQFLAEVSRSEPARAS, from the coding sequence ATGTTCAAGCAGAGGGTAGTGTTCGTGCACGGCTCGGGGAGCTTCGGCGCCGCCGCCTGGCCCCGGCAGCACGGCATGGCGTTGATGTACGACGCCCTGTTCCTCCGCCGGCACGGATACCACAGCACCGCCGAACCCCTGGAGTCCTCCTTTGCGGAGGACACGGCCATCGTGCTGCGTTCCCTGGGCGATGACGGGCGGGGTGCTGCCGGCGGACACGTTGTGGCCCATGCGCAGGGAGCCATTCCGGCCATGATGGCGGCCGTGGAGCGCCCGGACCTCGTGCATTCGCTGACCCTGGTGGAGCCGGCCTGCCTGTCCCTCACCGCGGAGCTGCCCGCAACAGCCGCCCACATCCGGATGATGAAACCGCTGTTCGACGTCCGCCACCAACTCAGCGACGAGGACTTCCAGCGGGAGTTCGTCCGCCGCGTCTACGCCGCAGACCTGCACCAGCCAGCCACCCTGGAGGAGAAGCGCTCTGCCCGCCGGCTGCGGCTGCAGTCACCCTCATGGGAGGCGCCACTTCACATCGTCCCAGGAGTCCCCACCCTTGTCCTCACCGGGGGTTGGGAACCGCTGTACGAAGAAATCGCCGGGTACCTGAGGGAGACCGGTGCCCTGCACCGTGTCGCCGCCGGCGGGCACCGGCCCCACGACTCAGCGGACGGCAACCGGGCAATCCGGCAGTTCCTCGCCGAGGTCAGCCGGAGTGAACCGGCCCGGGCGTCCTAG
- the ffh gene encoding signal recognition particle protein: protein MFNSLSDRLTATFKNLRGKGRLTEADVDATVREIRRALLDADVAVPVVREFTSRVRERALGAEVSAALNPSQQIVKIVNEELKEILGGETRRIRLAKNGPTVIMLAGLQGAGKTTLAGKLSKWLKSQGHSPMLVACDLQRPNAVTQLQVVGQRANVPVFAPHPGATSTELEQPAGDPVAVARAGVEEARQKLHDVVIVDTAGRLGVDADMMEQARQIRRAIVPNEVLFVIDSMIGQDAVNTALAFDEGVNFTGIVLSKLDGDARGGAALSVSSVTGKPVMFASTGEGLDDFELFHPDRMASRILDMGDVLTLIEQAEKSWDKDEAARMAKKFADQEDFTLDDFLAQMQQIRNMGSMKKMLMMMPGAQNIRQQLEQFDEREIDRVEAIVRSMTPHERVAPKIINGSRRARIARGSGVHVSEVNGLLERFAQAQKMMKKMAQGGMPGMPGMPGLPGAGGGARKNAKNAPKKKARSGNPAKAAQERKDAEARRANASKALPTGASFGQQSGDFDPSQLNLPKGFDKFLGN from the coding sequence GTGTTCAATTCACTCTCTGACCGGTTGACAGCAACCTTCAAGAATCTCCGCGGCAAGGGCCGCCTGACGGAGGCCGACGTCGATGCCACCGTCCGGGAGATCCGCCGCGCCCTGCTGGACGCGGACGTTGCCGTTCCCGTGGTGCGGGAATTCACCAGCCGCGTGCGCGAACGGGCGCTGGGCGCCGAGGTATCAGCGGCGCTGAACCCCAGCCAGCAGATCGTCAAGATCGTCAACGAGGAACTCAAGGAGATCCTCGGCGGCGAGACCCGGCGCATCCGCCTGGCCAAGAACGGCCCCACCGTCATCATGCTTGCCGGCCTCCAGGGCGCGGGCAAGACCACGCTTGCGGGCAAGCTGTCCAAGTGGCTGAAGTCCCAGGGCCACAGCCCCATGCTGGTGGCGTGTGACCTGCAGCGGCCCAACGCCGTCACCCAGCTGCAGGTGGTGGGCCAGCGGGCCAACGTCCCGGTTTTCGCCCCGCACCCGGGTGCCACCTCAACCGAGCTGGAACAGCCGGCGGGCGATCCCGTGGCTGTTGCCCGGGCCGGCGTGGAGGAAGCCCGCCAGAAACTGCACGACGTCGTCATCGTGGACACCGCAGGCCGCCTCGGCGTCGACGCGGACATGATGGAGCAGGCGCGCCAGATCCGCCGGGCCATCGTGCCCAACGAAGTCCTCTTCGTCATCGACTCGATGATCGGCCAGGACGCCGTAAACACGGCCCTGGCGTTTGACGAGGGCGTCAACTTCACGGGCATCGTCCTGTCCAAGCTCGACGGCGACGCCCGCGGTGGTGCCGCGCTGTCCGTCTCCTCGGTCACCGGCAAGCCCGTCATGTTCGCGTCCACCGGTGAAGGCCTGGACGACTTCGAGTTGTTCCACCCGGACCGGATGGCCTCGCGCATCCTGGACATGGGTGACGTCCTTACACTCATCGAGCAGGCCGAGAAGTCCTGGGACAAAGATGAAGCTGCCCGGATGGCGAAGAAGTTCGCCGACCAGGAAGACTTCACCCTGGACGACTTCCTGGCCCAGATGCAGCAGATCCGCAACATGGGCTCCATGAAGAAAATGCTCATGATGATGCCCGGCGCCCAGAACATCCGCCAGCAGCTGGAGCAGTTCGACGAACGCGAGATCGACCGCGTTGAAGCAATCGTCCGGTCCATGACCCCGCACGAACGCGTGGCCCCCAAGATCATCAACGGTTCGCGCCGCGCCCGCATCGCCCGTGGTTCGGGTGTGCACGTCTCCGAGGTCAACGGCCTGCTGGAACGCTTCGCGCAGGCCCAGAAGATGATGAAGAAGATGGCCCAGGGCGGCATGCCCGGGATGCCGGGGATGCCAGGCCTCCCCGGTGCCGGCGGCGGGGCCCGGAAGAACGCGAAGAACGCGCCGAAGAAGAAGGCCCGGTCCGGAAACCCGGCCAAGGCCGCGCAGGAACGCAAGGACGCCGAAGCCCGGCGCGCCAACGCATCCAAGGCGCTGCCCACCGGAGCTTCCTTTGGCCAGCAGTCCGGTGACTTTGACCCGTCCCAGCTGAACCTGCCCAAGGGCTTCGACAAGTTCCTGGGCAACTAG
- a CDS encoding glucose-6-phosphate dehydrogenase, with amino-acid sequence MTSQTTVKTLLILGASGDLTGRLLLPGLARLVAAGRADGLRLVGAGSDPWTPEQWRERVQSSFAAAAETAEPDGKDALTALEKDTAYHQLDVTAAGALASLLESLDGPTAVYFALPPRISQLACEALQPGEVPAGTRLVMEKPFGSSEESARSLNRTLARLVPEDHIHRVDHFLGKATVLNILGLRFANNFLEPVWNRRHVEKVEIFFDEDLALEGRARYYDGAGALRDMIQSHLLQVMALLAIEPPATLGERDLRDAIAAVLRAASVAPPFSDSTRRARYGAGTVGGKTVPDYAREDGVDADRGTETLAEIRIGIDNWRWSGVPFILRSGKALGKKRKEAVITFLPVPHLPQGFTGVDSPNQLRIGFGPDTLEFDVDVNGPGNIFSLGRVTLEAELSASDLLPYGEVLEGVLTGDPLLSVRGDTAEDCWRIVEPVLQAWAQGSVPLEEYDAGSAGPASWATSREGK; translated from the coding sequence ATGACGAGCCAAACAACTGTCAAGACCCTGCTCATCCTCGGCGCCTCAGGCGACCTCACAGGCCGGCTGCTCCTGCCGGGACTGGCCCGGCTGGTGGCCGCCGGCCGGGCGGACGGCCTCCGCCTCGTCGGTGCCGGATCCGACCCCTGGACGCCGGAACAGTGGCGGGAGCGGGTGCAGTCCTCCTTCGCCGCGGCTGCGGAGACCGCGGAGCCGGACGGCAAGGACGCGCTGACTGCGCTGGAAAAGGACACGGCGTACCACCAGCTCGATGTCACAGCCGCCGGCGCCCTCGCTTCCCTGCTGGAAAGCCTCGACGGCCCCACCGCCGTCTATTTCGCGCTGCCGCCCAGGATCAGCCAGCTGGCGTGCGAAGCGCTGCAGCCCGGGGAGGTGCCGGCGGGGACGCGGCTGGTGATGGAGAAGCCCTTTGGCTCCAGCGAGGAGTCGGCGCGGTCCCTGAACAGGACGCTTGCCCGGCTGGTTCCGGAGGACCACATCCACCGCGTGGACCACTTCCTGGGGAAAGCCACGGTCCTGAACATCCTGGGACTGCGTTTCGCCAACAACTTCCTGGAGCCGGTATGGAACCGGCGGCACGTGGAGAAGGTGGAAATCTTCTTCGACGAGGATCTCGCACTGGAGGGCCGGGCACGGTACTACGACGGTGCTGGCGCCTTGCGGGACATGATCCAAAGCCACCTCCTGCAGGTGATGGCCCTCCTGGCCATCGAACCGCCGGCAACCCTGGGTGAGCGGGACCTGCGCGACGCCATTGCCGCAGTCCTTCGCGCGGCCAGTGTGGCGCCGCCGTTTAGCGATTCCACCCGGCGGGCACGCTATGGAGCGGGCACGGTGGGAGGCAAGACGGTACCGGATTATGCCCGCGAGGACGGCGTGGACGCGGACCGCGGCACAGAGACTTTGGCTGAAATCCGGATTGGAATCGACAACTGGCGCTGGAGCGGTGTTCCGTTCATCCTCCGGTCCGGCAAGGCGCTGGGCAAGAAGCGGAAGGAGGCTGTCATCACTTTCCTTCCGGTGCCGCACCTGCCGCAGGGTTTCACGGGCGTCGACTCGCCGAACCAACTGAGGATCGGATTCGGGCCGGACACCCTGGAGTTCGATGTTGACGTCAACGGCCCCGGAAACATCTTCAGCCTTGGCCGGGTCACCCTCGAAGCGGAGCTGAGCGCCTCCGACCTCCTCCCCTACGGTGAGGTCCTTGAAGGCGTGCTGACCGGGGACCCGTTGCTGTCGGTGCGGGGTGACACCGCCGAGGATTGCTGGCGGATCGTTGAACCGGTACTTCAGGCCTGGGCCCAGGGTTCCGTTCCCCTTGAGGAGTACGACGCCGGGTCGGCGGGTCCGGCGTCCTGGGCCACATCCAGGGAAGGGAAGTGA
- a CDS encoding P-II family nitrogen regulator translates to MKLITAIVRPEKLEAIREGLEAYGVQGLTVSAASGYGRQRGYTEVYRGAEYNVDLLPKIRVEVLATDEQADDILDVIIASSNTGRAGDGKVWTMDVFEAVRVRTGERGVAAI, encoded by the coding sequence ATGAAACTGATCACCGCAATCGTCAGGCCCGAGAAGCTTGAAGCAATCCGGGAAGGCCTGGAGGCCTACGGAGTGCAGGGCCTGACGGTCAGCGCAGCCAGCGGCTACGGCCGGCAGCGGGGCTACACCGAGGTGTACCGAGGCGCCGAGTACAACGTGGACCTCCTGCCCAAGATTCGGGTAGAGGTGCTGGCTACGGACGAGCAGGCCGATGACATCCTGGACGTCATCATCGCCAGTTCCAACACCGGCAGGGCGGGTGACGGAAAGGTCTGGACCATGGATGTCTTTGAGGCAGTCCGGGTCAGGACCGGCGAACGCGGCGTAGCCGCCATCTAG
- a CDS encoding ammonium transporter, translating to MELTAGHVWLMVSAALVLFMTPGLAFFYGGMTRAKAALNMMMMSFISIGMVGVVWILWGYSMSSGEGFLQIVGNPFAAFGLEGIDTPDGLIKVGFAATFAIITVALISGAIADRAKFGAWSVFVPVWVTLVYCPLAYMVWGGGLFGPEGAVGKALGPAIDFAGGTVVHINAGVAALVLVLIIGNRKGFGKDPNHRPHNIPFVMLGAAILWFGWFGFNGGAATTAEQGGLIWVNTLAAPAAAMLGWLVTERIRDGHPTSLGAASGVVAGLVAITPACANVSPVGALGLGVVAGVASALAVGLKFRWGFDDSLDVVGVHLVSGIIGTVALGFIALPTDGVGGGLFYGGGLAQLWAQLAAAGIAIAYSAILTAIIALAIHKTMGFRVSQEQETVGVDLSLHAETAYEFGLSGHGGSFQPLHDMITGKNQAEAAGSAGEGDAKKPETATGKESVGA from the coding sequence ATGGAACTTACCGCAGGTCACGTTTGGCTCATGGTGTCGGCAGCGCTCGTGCTGTTCATGACACCGGGCCTGGCATTTTTCTACGGCGGCATGACGCGTGCCAAGGCAGCACTGAACATGATGATGATGAGCTTCATCTCCATCGGCATGGTCGGCGTGGTCTGGATTCTCTGGGGATACTCGATGTCTTCCGGCGAGGGCTTCCTGCAGATCGTGGGAAACCCGTTCGCAGCCTTCGGGCTTGAAGGCATCGATACACCGGATGGGCTCATCAAGGTGGGCTTCGCGGCAACCTTCGCCATCATCACCGTTGCGCTGATCAGCGGCGCTATCGCTGACCGCGCCAAGTTCGGCGCCTGGAGCGTCTTCGTCCCGGTCTGGGTCACCCTGGTTTACTGCCCGCTCGCCTACATGGTGTGGGGTGGCGGCCTCTTCGGTCCCGAGGGAGCAGTGGGTAAGGCCCTCGGCCCCGCCATCGACTTCGCCGGCGGCACCGTGGTCCACATCAACGCCGGTGTTGCGGCACTGGTTCTGGTCCTGATCATCGGCAACCGCAAGGGCTTCGGCAAGGACCCCAACCACCGCCCGCACAACATCCCGTTCGTCATGCTGGGCGCTGCCATCCTGTGGTTCGGCTGGTTCGGCTTCAACGGCGGCGCTGCCACCACGGCAGAGCAGGGCGGCCTCATCTGGGTGAACACCTTGGCCGCTCCCGCCGCTGCCATGCTCGGCTGGCTCGTCACCGAGCGGATCCGCGACGGCCACCCCACGTCCCTCGGCGCCGCTTCCGGCGTGGTCGCCGGCCTTGTAGCCATCACCCCGGCCTGCGCCAACGTCAGCCCCGTCGGCGCACTCGGCCTCGGCGTCGTGGCAGGCGTGGCCTCCGCACTGGCTGTGGGCCTGAAGTTCCGCTGGGGCTTCGACGACTCGCTGGATGTTGTTGGCGTGCACCTTGTCTCGGGCATCATCGGCACCGTTGCCCTCGGCTTCATCGCACTGCCCACCGACGGTGTGGGCGGCGGCCTATTCTACGGCGGCGGACTCGCCCAGCTGTGGGCACAGCTCGCAGCGGCAGGCATCGCCATTGCGTACTCGGCTATCCTGACGGCGATCATCGCGCTGGCCATCCACAAGACCATGGGCTTCCGGGTCTCGCAGGAACAGGAAACGGTGGGTGTGGACCTCAGCCTGCACGCCGAGACCGCCTACGAGTTCGGTCTCTCCGGGCACGGCGGCAGCTTCCAGCCGCTGCATGACATGATCACCGGCAAGAACCAGGCGGAAGCCGCCGGCAGCGCCGGCGAAGGAGATGCCAAGAAGCCAGAAACCGCAACAGGCAAGGAAAGCGTGGGGGCATGA
- a CDS encoding MFS transporter — MTAEARASGTASRILARLRPRRDKLPRDIKVMLAAAFLIALGFGLVAPVLPQFATTFGVGNTEAAVIVAIFAFMRLVFAPAGGALIAKLGERPVYVSGLLIVAASTAACAFAGSYWQLLLFRGLGGAGSVMFTVASMALVVRLAPPESRGRVSGAYASAFLIGNVCGPIVGGLLAGFGLRVPFLAYAVALVIAAAVVQTQLSHQRRGSGPAAKRAPDMPFGEALRTGAYRAALASSFANGWATFGVRMATVPLFAAAAFGAGPEAAGLALAVFAAGNAAALSFSGRLADSLGRRPMMMWGLAVAGLATAGIGFAQSLPWFLAASAVAGIGSGLFGPAQQAAVADVIGSGRSGGKVLAVYQMTSDVGAIVGPVLAGLLADRLGFGWAFGVTGGVLLLAVFAWLATPETLRPAASQDAAGQKNG; from the coding sequence ATGACGGCAGAAGCCCGCGCCAGCGGCACCGCTTCAAGGATCCTGGCCCGCCTGCGGCCCCGCCGGGACAAGCTCCCCCGCGACATCAAGGTGATGCTGGCCGCCGCGTTCCTGATTGCGCTGGGATTCGGGCTTGTTGCGCCCGTATTGCCGCAATTCGCCACAACCTTCGGTGTGGGCAATACGGAAGCGGCCGTGATTGTGGCCATCTTCGCGTTCATGCGGCTCGTCTTCGCCCCGGCCGGCGGTGCCCTGATCGCCAAGCTCGGCGAGCGGCCGGTCTATGTGTCGGGGCTGCTCATCGTGGCGGCCTCGACGGCGGCCTGCGCCTTTGCCGGGAGCTATTGGCAGCTGTTACTGTTCCGCGGACTGGGCGGCGCAGGTTCGGTGATGTTTACGGTCGCTTCCATGGCCCTCGTGGTCAGGCTGGCGCCGCCGGAGAGCCGGGGCAGGGTGTCCGGCGCCTACGCCTCCGCGTTCCTGATCGGCAACGTCTGCGGACCGATCGTCGGCGGCCTGCTTGCGGGGTTCGGCCTGCGGGTTCCGTTCCTTGCCTATGCGGTGGCCCTGGTCATCGCGGCGGCGGTGGTGCAGACGCAGCTGAGCCACCAGCGGCGCGGCTCCGGCCCTGCGGCCAAGCGGGCGCCCGATATGCCCTTCGGCGAGGCCCTGCGGACCGGGGCCTACCGGGCCGCGCTGGCATCCAGTTTTGCCAATGGGTGGGCTACGTTCGGGGTACGGATGGCCACGGTCCCGCTGTTTGCTGCGGCGGCCTTCGGCGCCGGTCCCGAAGCGGCCGGGCTGGCGCTGGCGGTATTCGCCGCAGGCAATGCGGCGGCGCTGTCATTCTCCGGCCGCCTGGCGGATTCGCTGGGCCGCAGGCCCATGATGATGTGGGGGCTGGCGGTGGCGGGGCTGGCCACCGCGGGCATCGGTTTCGCCCAGAGCCTGCCCTGGTTCCTCGCCGCCTCCGCTGTGGCCGGCATCGGTTCGGGCCTGTTCGGCCCTGCCCAGCAGGCCGCCGTCGCAGATGTGATCGGCAGCGGCCGGTCCGGCGGCAAGGTGTTGGCGGTCTACCAGATGACGTCCGACGTCGGTGCGATCGTGGGTCCCGTCCTGGCCGGCTTGCTCGCGGACCGGCTGGGCTTCGGCTGGGCTTTCGGTGTTACGGGCGGGGTCCTGCTCCTGGCCGTCTTTGCGTGGCTGGCCACGCCGGAAACACTTCGGCCCGCCGCGTCACAGGACGCAGCGGGCCAAAAGAACGGTTAG